The genome window GAACTTGGacctgattccagagcctgtgtttATAACTGCTAAGCTGTATCTGTCTTAAATCAGGAGCATGTTTCATGGGGGTTATAAGAATGAACTCGGACGGCACAGCTTTGAGCCCTAGTTCTGCTACTGATGGTTTTGTGTGACTGTGGACAAGTTACTTTGAACATTAGTTTCCTGTAACTAGaaaagggataataatagtagttaCATTTTAGGTTTATTGTGAAGAGTCAATGACGTAATAAATATGGTGCTTAGAagagtccctggcacatagtaagtactaaaTAAGTtatttctgccacttactattgttgttgttgctgtcatTATTAATCATCTAAGCCATAATGCTGGAGAGTCCACCAGAGGAATTCCAGTTCCCATTTCATTTGGGCTCCCAAGGACctgacgggggtgggggtggtggggggtgtTAACAGGCCACATACTGATGTCTGGAATCCATTCTCTCTTCCGCCCCCGACTCCAGGGCCCCTAGAAGCCTGCTTCTCTACACAGCCCAGGACCTCTGGCCCCATGGAGCCCCCGATCCCACAGAGCGTCCCCTTGACTCCCAGCTCAGTCATGGTCCAGCCCCTTCTGGACAGCCGTATGGCCCACGGCCGGCTCCAGCACCCCCTCACCATTCTCCCCATCGACCAGATGAAGACCAGCCACGTGGAGAACGACTACATCGACAATCCTGGCCTGGCACCTCCCACCGGCCCCAAGCGGACCCGGGGTGCAGCCCCAGAGCTGGCCCTGACACCCGCCCGCTGTGACCAGGACATCACCCACCACTGGATCTCCTTCAGCGGGCGCCCCAGCTCTgtgagcagcagcagcagtacgTCCTCTGACCAGCGCCTCTTAGACCACATGGCCCCCCCGCCCGTGGCTGACCAGGCCTCCCCGAGGGCCGTGCGCATCCAGCCCAAGGCCATCCACTGCAAGCCACTGGACCTCAAGGGTCCGGCCGTCCCCCCAGAGCTGGACAAGCACTTCTTGCTGTGCGAGGCCTGCGGGAAGTGTAAGTGCAAGGAGTGCGCGTCCCCCCGGACGTTGCCCTCCTGCTGGGTCTGCAACCAGGAGTGCCTGTGCTCCGCCCAGACGCTGGTCAACTATAGCACCTGCATGTGCCTGGTGCAGGGCGTCTTCTACCACTGCACCAACGAGGACGATGAGGGCTCCTGCGCCGACCACCCCTGCTCCTGCTCGCGCTCAAACTGCTGCGCCCGCTGGTCCTTCATGGGCGCCCTCTCCCTGGTGCTGCCCTGCCTGCTCTGCTACCTGCCCGCCACCGGCTGCGTGAAGCTGGCCCAGCGCGGCTATGACCGCCTGCGCCGCCCCGGATGCCGCTGCAAGCACACGAACAGCGTCATCTGCAAGGCAGCCGCCGGGGACGCCAAGGCCAGCAGACCCGACAAGCCTTTCTGACACCTGGGGTCAAGTCCCGGCGCTTCCCCCTGGAAACTTGGTTCCCTTCTCACACCTGAGAGGGGGCCACCACAGCGAGGCCAGAGGTTTTAGCATCCTCAGGCTGACCCTGCCAGTCTGCCCACTCCCTACCCCCAGCTTCTGAAGAAACAGAGACCACAATCGCCCATTCTTCTCTTCCCCAAAAGGATGAAGAagcactttgggtttttttttttttttttcagggtccTGGAACTTGTGTGAAACAGATAGTGGCAGGGGCGTGGTGTGGTTTGGGGgcgatttttctttttcagaagatGGAACACAGATGTGGACACATATCCGGAAGTTGCAGCTGCTTGAATGCCTTCccagccctcctcctccctccctctctccccgctCTTTTGCATTCTCTCTGGCTGCCTGGGAGGAATCGGTAACTGAGCGGCCAGGGGACCTTGGAAGAAGACCCTTGGAGTTTTGCCGTCTATACCTTCTTCTCCCAGCCTCTACCCCAGTTTGCCCCGACATCTTGGGGAAGGTGTAGACCCTGGCGATCCCTGTTGTATATACTTGGGAGCCCCCTCGTTCCTCGCTCTGCCCGGAGCCACGGATGGATCTAGGAACCACTGCACAGTACCTTTTCTCCCTTCCAGCTTCCTCACTAACTCTTGGGGGTGTTCCACTCATAACACCGTCCTTCGGCTCTTACTGGGTCACAGACTCACCCGCCCGCTACGTGTCCCAAGTTCTCTCTACCCAGATCTTTTCCAGAAACTTTATGGGTAGAGAAGGCCAGGGCGGCAAATTCGAGACCAAATAGCATTTTGCCAATGAGTCTGAGGCTGTGGTCTCTGGATCCAGTCATTATGTTTTTATAGAAGCATTAAACCAGATGCTAACGGTGTTTTAAGAAATAACAGTAAAACACTTGCTTCCTTTTGGGCCACCCCCAGGAAGGGCTGATTTCAAAATCTGGGGGGCGAGCAACCTCAAGGAacaccatccccctccccaccaagaaGAGGATTTTAACAGCAAAGAAGAGAGGCAGCACCTCCCATTGGCAGAGTGAGAGTTGAGGCGAGCTGGGTGTAGGTTTCTTCTCTCTTGATTCTGCTGCTTGCTGTCATAGCCTTTTGTGTACAGTGTCTGTATCTTTAATGTAAATAGACAGATGATGAAAAAAGAGTCTATTTTAGTGTTAGGAAGCCCTGGCGGGGGAGTCAGAAGAATGCGGGTGGGGGAAAGATTCTCCGGGGGCTTCTTGGGATTGAGTCCTGCTTCTGTGCGTGGCTACAATGAGCCCCTCCCAACAGCCCCCAAAGACGTAGCAACTCTTTCTCTCAAGGTGCTAAAGGACTCAGAAAGTGCAGCTCGTCCGGTGGGTAGGTACTTGTTGCATGCAAAAGCTGTAGTGTGTCCGGTCCTTCCTCCCTAGCTATCGTGCGGGGTTTTCGCTTAGTGTGGTATTTTgtgcctccctctctttccccccaTGAGAGGAAGTAGTCTGGGTCAGAAAAGCTACCCCAGGTGATATCGGAAGTGCAGTAGGCACAGCGTTTGTGGCATTTCCAGTTTGTTCTGTAGGAACAGAACAGCCTCCAGGAAGGAGGCAAGGAGGCAGGTAGCTGCGATGGTCATGCACCCAGTGCTtctcaaggacttttttttttttgtttttccttcttgaagACTAGTAGTAACATCTTATGATTTAGAATAAGTTAATTGTAACCGTAGGTATTTATTGACTggtggaaaggaggggagggtcttattattttaggctttatttatataacatatgCTGGCTTGTAAAAGGCAAATATGAAATACTGCATCTGCGTTTCCTAAGGCTGATTCCTGTAGCTCCCTTTGCCACAGTCGTGATGGATGTGTGGATGTTCCCGCACAAATCAGAGGGAATGGTAGAAGAAACACATTCAGCCAACCACGTATCCTAATTGAATGTATCACATGTGTACTGAAGGGACTGGAGATGTTTTCTCAGAACAGGTGTGCAGAGGTTACCCCAAAAAAGAGGGCACACGTCCTCGCTTGGTGAGACCTCAGAACTTTTCCCAAAGCCCCTCCCTCAAACGTCTCCATGGGAAACTTGACCCAGTGGCAAGTTGCACTTTGGTGATCTTTGGAGTTCTACACGCACATTCTGTGGAGAATTGACTTACATaagctgtgcacacacacacacacacacacacacacacatacatacacacatacatacatacatataccccTACCCCACCATCTCTATCTACATAGACCCTGTTACCTGGCAAACAGCCTCCTAAACCCTGACCTTTTGTGTATATAGTTATAAACATGGATTTTTCTGGGTTTtggcttccttttttcccttccccctgTTTTGGCTTCTTCTTTTTGGTTTGCATCTAGCCTGCTAGATGGATGTCTGCAGAACTCTGTCCTGTGTGCTCAGCTTCAGTTCACCCAGCTTTGTCGCATAGCTGTCCCTCAGCATGTTTTccttggcaaaaagaaaaaataaaactggcttGCCTGTGGCCCCCGGGGGCCAGTCAAGGGCCACTGAGGGACCAAGCTCGCAGAAACACGACCCATTTCTGTGGCTGCTTCTGGCTGGTTGCGTGTCCTGTCACCAGTGGCCTGCTTGGCTGGATTATGCCTCGTGTTGACCTTTTTTTGAAAAGTGCCAGCTGCTTCCCACTTCTGTTCAACCTGGGGTGGCTGGTGGTTCTGCCTGGAACCGGGGGTGGGATCCACAAACCTGGGTCCAGGATGCTTGTCCTAAGGGGCCGAGGCTGCTTCCCCTCAAGGGTGGGTTTGTGAAGGCCCAACACCCCAGCCGGCACCCTGGGAACTGGGTCTAGGAGAGCCCAGCCCTCGCAGGTAGACGGGGTACAACCAAGGCTTCTGAAGGTCCCTGGCTGGGAGGAGTCAAGACCAGTCCCTGCTATTGATACGGGCCCTTCACAGCTGACCGAGATGGAAGACCATCACGTGATGCGCCCGGTTCTTTCCGTGTTCTGGAGTCTGCGTGCGTCCCTGTTGGGCATCGAGCGAGGCCCAGTTAGATTATGATGAGTCCAAATGTGGAAAGTGTGGGCTGGGACCAGCATCCACCTCCCGTCACCTTCACGGTCTCTGCTGCCCCAGGGGATGTCCGGTGGGGTGTAGGCAGCACAACTCGACACCGCGCAAGTCACCAGGGCATCCCGCAAGCTTCACTGACCTTCTGGTTCATGCCTTCGGTAAGCATTTTCATGCCCTCTGCTTACTGTGACAGGTGACGACAAATCTTGCGCTGCCATGTTTTGCTGTGGGTAACTGTGTGGTGTCTTATCCTGCTTTCTCTTCTCACTGCCCCACGGTTTGGTTTCATGTTACAAACAGAAAAGCTGTTCAAGGGTCCCACCCTGGCACATTTTCCCTCTTCACTGTAACCCCTTCTCACCCCACATCAAAAGTTACCACAGAAGGTTTCCTTtgtatagaatatttattttgaagctctattttaatagtatttattttagaaagtctACTATTGTAAGAGTTCTTCTGTTTGTGAAGAAAAAGCAAGTTAAAAACTGAATGTACTGatctagaaaatatatataaatatatattgttaaatataCGCAGGACTGCCGTTtctctatgtgtctgtgtgttcacACTCCCAACATCTTCACCCAGCAAGGTGGCACGCTTGTCAAAGAACAAATGGAAGTGAGTTAGCCAAGCTCTGGCAGacaaagaggcagagggagagggctccTGGCCCTTGTCCTTCCTCTAGGATGACCTGAGAGTCGGTGGAGGAAAGCTTCACTTTCTTATGAAGCTGAATCCCGCCAGGTGCTAAGTCCTCCGGCAAGCCCTCCCCTACACGAGGGTGCATTGATAACAGATGGACAGCAAACCTGGGAAGTGGGAGAGGTTCATCTGACCTGCCCAGTTGACAAAAATTCTGCAACTCCTTTTAGCCTTGGCGCCCCCGAGCAGATTTTCACGTACCTACACCTACAGGCTTATGGAAGGCAAACACAAAAGCCCTTGGCATCTTCCTTATTTTCACTAGATTGGTGCATGTTGCACAAACCCGTCCCCTCTGACCTCTAAAGACTTGCATCTATTAGATGACTTGCCTCTGCCTTTCCAGTGCACCTTCCGTCTATCTATCCCTCCATCTCCCCACCGCGCAGCCACTTCTCAGATGATCTGCTTTCGATTCATATGCCAATCACAAGGAACGTTTGACTTTTATGTGAACACATACCTCTTGTTTGCTGAAAGAGGAATtgagaaatagacatttttctgttACCAGTAAGTGGGGTCCGACAGCCAGcaatggtggggggaaggggctggagggagaggtgaGATCAGGAGCCCTGGGTCCAGCTCTGGTTTTCTCTGGGGTCACCGGTTATGGTGTCTTCCAAGTCGTTGTGAAAGCCTCGGGGTCCTCATCGAGATCTCCAAACACATTGCGTTCCAAGGATTCCCTGGTCACCATCCAAGAAGGCACAAAAGATGTCCTTGCTCGTTGTGGTCTTGTCTGCTCCTTGGCCCGACCTTGTGGCCTGTCCCACTCCTGACAAGCTAAGTAACTGACACTtggaggtggttttttttttcgtTGGCTCAGTCCCAGATACTGTACCAGGCTTTAAGTCTTGGGTGTCCTGATAGGTGGGGACATGGGTCAGGCCTGCCCCtggttttactttttctctattgCTTAGACTCGCCCAAATACTCTGGAGGAAATGGGAGCTAAACAAATGGgagcttgttttttaaaatacagcgTCTAGAGAAAAAGTTCCACATGTGCCTCCACTGTCTGTCTTTGACCGGCCCTGTTCCTCTTTGTTCCCAGTTATGAAATGACTTAGGTGGCTTAGCATGTAGTGAATGGTTCCTTTTTGCCAGGCACTGAACACACTCGGCCGAAAACCATTGTTAGTTACCTCTTAGAGATGCAGAAATTGAGGGTCAGAGAAGGTGTTACATGCCTGCTAGTTACATGGTTGAAGGGTAGACGGGAAAATGGAAAGTTGAAGGTTTAGCAGCCTAATTTGGGGAAGAAGCACAGGATGGAATAAAAAGACTACCCAGTGatagaatttggaaaaaaaaaaaagagggaagaagaagaattTCAACCCTCTCCACACCCATAACCACACACCTCCTATGAGGGCACAACAAGCCTGACGCACATTCGACAGAAGAGTGGCGGCAAGCTGTGGGGAGGTCCCAACTCTGACGGCAGACAACCAGAACCCCTTGGGCAACTTTGTCATCAGGCCaggaggcccccagcccctcctgcagcTCCCCAGCTGGCCCCTGCGCCCTGCTGAATCTGCACCTTGAAATGAGCTCAACTTCCCAAAGTTGGCTTGTGAGCTCATCGAATGCACCCCGGCAGACAGCTCCGTGATGGAGGTGTGCGCCAGATGAAAGCTGAGAGGACATTTTTAAGAGTCTTAAGTTTATTCATCGGAACTTTAATAAAACAATATGTCCATGGCCTGGGGCAGgtataattttcataatttatggGTCTCTGAGACAGGAAGAGAGCTCAGGGTTTTATTGTGTTTTGCACGATAAACGGCATTCCAATTGTCTACATGATGTTCCTTAAGGACTGTTGTCTGGCAGGAACACAGGACTTCTGGAGCCCACCTGGGCCTCAAGGCCTGAGGCAAGGGATAATTATGAATACATCTGTATCTTTTAAGCAGGAGATGATTGAAAAACTCCCTAGTTTCCTTCTGTCATTAGAAGACACTTCCTACGCCGACACCTATGTTAACATTTAACTGTTGCAAGGGTTGGAaccctccctgctcccttcctcccccaccttctTTCTCCCTTGGGTCTGGCCTCTTTCCTTCCTGTACCTGAAGAGACTATGCAACCAGCCTCCTGACTGACTCCACTCCCGTTGGACGTGGTGAGGGAGGGAGTGGCTTCGGACGCTGAAAAGAAAATCCACcagtgacaaagcaagagaagaGCTTCAGGTGATTCTCTAGTGGAGTCAGTAGTTGGAATACCTGCAGTATTCTAGAAAGCCTTCACAGAGTAACAGAGGTCAAGTGGCCTCAGGAAACCATTACAAAAGCTACTGCATCTGAGCAGAGATACTGCATTAGCATTTCCAATCTTGAAAACAATCAAATTAGGTTGATATAATCAgtctcattttatagaggagaacccccccccccaggctcagagagggtaagtcactcacccaaggccacacagctgataagtggtAGACCTTCCTCCACAGCCTGTGTACTGCATGCTAAAGTCCTATTCTAACTTTCAGACCCGATCCAAAGATCACCTCCCCTGGGATGCCCCCTAGTGCTTATGTAGATGTCAGTATAGTAGGTGATCTTTAAACAAGAATACGTAGACTGATTGGGATGGGACTGGAACCTGGGTATCAGCACCGCTTCACAGCACCCCATATGAAATATTGCGGCCCCATCCTCAAACTGATCTCAGGAAGGATGCTGCGTTACCACATGACATTGTAACAACCCTCCCTACTTTGCTCTTGGCCAGCCTTCCTCACTTCCTCTGCAATTAAAAGAGGAATTGCTTCCCCAGACCTGTGGAATTATTTGGGCTGTGGTGGCCAGAGACAAGAAGCTTAACAGGGGAGAGGGGGAGCTTAACCCAGCTAATTCAGAAGTGTAGTCTGGTGGCTTGTGGGTGTGTGGGGCGGCAGAACTGCTCCGGGAGAGACGCACACACGGGGTTTAAGGGAGAAGGTCCCCCTCTGGGCTTCCAGGGGCAAAGTACAAAGAGGGCACAGACCAGGGCCACAGCAGCCCGGGTGGAGTGGAAGGCAGCAGGGCTAGGGTCTGGGGGACCCCCATGTTTACAAGCTGAGTTCCTCCCAACCCCCCAGGCTACTGCTTGACCAGTTTCCAGGCAATGCTCCAGCCAGCCCTGGATTACCAAGGCTCTCTGAGGTGCCGGATCTAATCGGATTAAAGAACTAGTGTCCATCCAGACGGAGCCGTTTCCCAGAGAGGGGGCACAGCCAGGGCCTTGGGCCTCACTGAGAAGTGACTGCCACTTCCGCAGGCCTCTCCTCTTAGGGCCATGTGTTGGGAAGAGCAACTGAGCCTTATGGTCCCAATGCCCAGGGCCCTGCTCTGCCACCTTCTCTAGTGTGACCTCGGGAGGGTCACTGCCCTTCTAACAGCAGTTGGAGGATTCGACAATGGCTGTGTGCAGCACTGATAAACGTTGTTACCAATATCTCAGAGGTGAAAATATGTCTCATAGGACGGCGGAGAATAGAAGAACTCAGCCTCCTTtcctcttagcctcagtttctccatctttagCCTGGAAGTGTGGACCATGTAGGCAGGAGACCACAGACTACAGCCCACAGTGTTTTCAAAAACTGTTGGTTGTTCTTTGAAAATGAAGAGGTTTCCAAGCCCAGATCTAAAACttctcatgaaaaataaaaagcgctggcaggggacttccctggtggcgtagtggttaagaatctgcctgccaatgcaggggacatgggttcaagccctggtcggggaagatcccacatgcctcggagcaactaagcccgtgtgccacaactactgagcctgcgctctagagctcttgagccacaactactgaggctgtgtgccacaactattgaagaccgcgcacctagagccgtgctctgcacgcaacaagagaagccaccgtgtgagaagcccgcgcaccgcaacgaagagtagcccccgctcgccgcaactagagaaagcccacgcacggcaacaaagacccaacacagccaaaaaaagtaaataataaattaattaatttta of Delphinus delphis chromosome 3, mDelDel1.2, whole genome shotgun sequence contains these proteins:
- the SPRY4 gene encoding protein sprouty homolog 4, producing the protein MEPPIPQSVPLTPSSVMVQPLLDSRMAHGRLQHPLTILPIDQMKTSHVENDYIDNPGLAPPTGPKRTRGAAPELALTPARCDQDITHHWISFSGRPSSVSSSSSTSSDQRLLDHMAPPPVADQASPRAVRIQPKAIHCKPLDLKGPAVPPELDKHFLLCEACGKCKCKECASPRTLPSCWVCNQECLCSAQTLVNYSTCMCLVQGVFYHCTNEDDEGSCADHPCSCSRSNCCARWSFMGALSLVLPCLLCYLPATGCVKLAQRGYDRLRRPGCRCKHTNSVICKAAAGDAKASRPDKPF